One genomic segment of Desulfocapsa sulfexigens DSM 10523 includes these proteins:
- a CDS encoding ABC transporter permease has product MIGDLSIPVLIASVLTASAPLIIIALGETLTEKSGVINLSLDGVVLFSAMAAFVIARQTDSLLLGFLAGGCAGMFTGLIVGYFSIYLHLTQVAVGFALSLLCRDLAYFLGNPYSRVQGPTLLATKLPFYDSLPNSLQVVLTQPPTVWIALLLIFLFYCFFSFSKAGLSLRSVGENPAASFARGLNPGRIQMTAVLAGAFLVGLGGAAYSLSLKPGWGRPQGAEGIGWIALALVIFGGWHPIRVALGAMLFAFLQVSGIGLQNLFPGVPAQVFQTAPFPLMIFTLVLMHFSTGNTRKQDYSENKTQGFAGKLFLSRAPKALGKNYKQE; this is encoded by the coding sequence ATGATTGGTGATCTTTCCATCCCCGTGCTTATTGCATCGGTACTGACGGCCAGTGCCCCTCTTATCATAATTGCACTGGGAGAAACGCTCACCGAAAAAAGCGGTGTTATCAATCTGTCCCTTGATGGCGTGGTACTGTTTTCTGCAATGGCCGCCTTTGTGATCGCCCGGCAAACAGACTCGCTGCTTCTTGGTTTTCTGGCAGGTGGTTGTGCGGGTATGTTCACCGGATTAATTGTTGGCTACTTCAGCATCTATCTCCATCTTACACAGGTGGCAGTGGGCTTTGCCCTGTCACTGCTCTGTCGGGATCTTGCATACTTCCTCGGCAATCCGTACAGCAGAGTTCAGGGACCGACACTCCTTGCGACAAAACTCCCGTTCTACGATTCGCTCCCCAACTCCCTGCAAGTCGTCCTGACCCAGCCGCCGACGGTCTGGATTGCCCTGCTGCTTATTTTTCTATTCTATTGTTTCTTCAGCTTCAGCAAAGCCGGACTCTCCTTACGCTCTGTTGGAGAAAATCCGGCAGCATCTTTTGCCCGCGGACTCAACCCTGGAAGGATTCAGATGACAGCGGTTCTGGCGGGAGCTTTTCTCGTGGGTTTAGGCGGAGCTGCCTATTCACTTTCATTAAAACCTGGATGGGGACGCCCCCAAGGAGCTGAAGGAATTGGATGGATTGCCCTTGCGCTGGTTATTTTCGGTGGCTGGCATCCAATACGCGTGGCTCTTGGTGCCATGCTGTTTGCCTTTCTTCAGGTAAGTGGTATTGGCCTCCAGAATCTTTTCCCCGGGGTTCCAGCACAGGTTTTTCAAACCGCGCCATTTCCACTCATGATTTTCACCCTCGTCCTTATGCATTTTTCAACCGGAAACACGCGAAAACAGGATTATTCTGAAAACAAAACCCAGGGATTTGCAGGTAAACTCTTTCTGTCTCGTGCCCCAAAGGCCTTGGGAAAAAATTACAAACAGGAATAA